The following coding sequences are from one Nicotiana tomentosiformis chromosome 3, ASM39032v3, whole genome shotgun sequence window:
- the LOC104089553 gene encoding glyoxylate/hydroxypyruvate/pyruvate reductase 2KGR — translation MQSIGVLMACPMSSYLEQELDKRLKLFRFWNFPQKNEFLNQNADSIRAVVGNAFAGADAELIDSLPKLEIVSSFSVGLDKIDLNKCKEKGIRVTNTPDVLTEDVADLAIGLMLAVLRRICECDRYVRKGLWKSGDFKLTSKFSGKSVGIIGLGRIGLTIARRAEAFGCPISYHARSEKPNTNYKYYPSVVELASNCQILVVACALTPETRHIVNREVIEALGSKGVLINIGRGPHVDEKELVSALVEGRLGGAGLDVFENEPEVPEQLFGLENVVLLPHVGSGTVETRKAMADLVLGNLEAHFLNKPLLTPVV, via the exons atgcaaagcatcgGAGTGTTAATGGCGTGTCCTATGTCATCCTACCTAGAGCAAGAGCTAGACAAGCGACTCAAGCTCTTCCGCTTCTGGAACTTTCCCCAGAAGAACGAATTCCTCAATCAGAACGCCGATTCCATCCGCGCTGTCGTCGGCAACGCCTTCGCCGGCGCTGACGCTGAGCTCATCGATTCCCTCCCTAAGCTTGAGATTGTTTCCAGTTTCAGTGTTGGTTTAGATAAGATCGATTTGAACAAGTGTAAAGAGAAGGGGATTAGGGTTACTAATACCCCCGACGTTTTGACCGAGGACGTGGCTGACCTGGCTATAGGGTTGATGTTGGCTGTTCTTAGGAGGATTTGTGAATGCGATCGCTATGTTAGGAAAGGGTTGTGGAAGTCTGGTGATTTCAAGTTGACTTCTAAG TTTAGTGGAAAATCAGTGGGCATTATAGGATTGGGAAGGATTGGCTTAACAATTGCTAGGAGAGCAGAAGCTTTTGGCTGTCCTATCAGTTATCACGCGAGATCAGAAAAGCCAAATACAAATTATAAGTATTATCCAAGTGTAGTTGAGTTGGCTTCCAATTGCCAGATTCTGGTTGTGGCATGTGCATTGACTCCTGAAACTCGTCATATTGTCAACCGTGAAGTCATTGAAGCTTTGGGATCAAAGGGGGTTCTGATTAACATTGGTAGGGGTCCTCATGTTGATGAAAAAGAGCTTGTATCTGCTCTTGTTGAAGGCCGATTAGGGGGTGCTGGTCTTGATGTGTTTGAGAATGAGCCTGAAGTACCTGAGCAGCTCTTTGGCCTTGAGAATGTGGTCCTATTGCCTCATGTAGGCAGTGGCACAGTGGAAACACGCAAGGCCATGGCCGACCTTGTCCTTGGGAACTTAGAAGCTCACTTTCTGAACAAACCACTGTTAACTCCAGTGGTTTAA